The proteins below come from a single Agrococcus beijingensis genomic window:
- a CDS encoding metal ABC transporter substrate-binding protein → MRTLTTVGAIGALALVLSGCAAAAPGAGSADDRLEIVATTSQLADITRELVGDQAEVTSLLRAGASAHAFDPGPSALAALAAADLLIVNGAGLETWLDSTVEASGFAGTLVDTSLGLDLLAADDDPHEGHDHAADAHADEAADESADEAAPADGHTGHDHGDVDPHVWNDPANAIAQAEAIRDAVTAADPAIDLDASADAYLERLVELEAWMRASIEQVPVEERLIVTTHDTFGYLERAFDVQVVGTVLPSLDDAAGASAAHIDELVAEIAETGTRVVFSETAIDPQLAATIAREAGVELRQGEQALAADALGLEGSPTGTYLGAMVHNTTAIVTAWGAEPLPVPGSLT, encoded by the coding sequence ATGCGAACCCTCACGACCGTCGGCGCGATCGGCGCGCTGGCGCTGGTGCTGAGCGGATGCGCTGCGGCAGCCCCCGGGGCGGGCTCGGCCGACGACCGGCTCGAGATCGTCGCCACGACCTCCCAGCTGGCCGACATCACCCGCGAGCTCGTCGGCGATCAGGCCGAGGTCACGAGCCTGCTGCGCGCCGGCGCCTCGGCCCATGCGTTCGACCCCGGCCCCTCGGCGCTCGCGGCGCTCGCGGCCGCCGACCTGCTGATCGTCAACGGTGCGGGCCTCGAGACCTGGCTCGACAGCACCGTCGAGGCCTCCGGCTTCGCGGGCACGCTCGTCGACACCTCGCTCGGGCTCGACCTGCTGGCCGCTGACGACGACCCGCACGAGGGGCACGACCACGCCGCCGATGCGCACGCCGACGAGGCTGCCGACGAGTCAGCCGACGAGGCTGCGCCGGCCGACGGCCACACCGGCCACGATCACGGCGACGTCGACCCCCACGTGTGGAACGACCCGGCGAACGCGATCGCGCAGGCGGAGGCGATCCGCGACGCCGTGACCGCCGCCGATCCCGCGATCGACCTCGACGCATCCGCCGACGCCTACCTCGAGCGGCTCGTCGAGCTCGAGGCGTGGATGCGCGCGTCGATCGAGCAGGTGCCGGTCGAGGAGCGCCTGATCGTCACCACGCACGACACCTTCGGCTACCTCGAGCGGGCGTTCGACGTGCAGGTCGTCGGCACGGTGCTGCCGAGCCTCGACGACGCGGCGGGCGCGAGCGCGGCGCACATCGACGAGCTGGTCGCCGAGATCGCCGAGACCGGCACCCGGGTGGTGTTCAGCGAGACCGCGATCGACCCGCAGCTGGCCGCCACGATCGCCCGCGAGGCCGGCGTCGAGCTGCGGCAGGGCGAGCAGGCGCTCGCGGCCGATGCGCTCGGGCTCGAGGGCAGCCCGACCGGCACCTACCTGGGCGCGATGGTGCACAACACCACCGCCATCGTGACCGCCTGGGGCGCCGAGCCGCTGCCGGTGCCGGGATCGCTGACATGA
- a CDS encoding thiamine pyrophosphate-dependent enzyme gives MSATEVTGALGATEPIRLLDAAGALVESDANAEWHELARELSTADRLAMHGEMVRTRRFDIEAGHLQRQGKLGLWVPSIGQEGAQVGAAWAAREQDTLFPSYREHLIALHRGVTMNQIIDVFRGAVHGGWNPLETQGMRIYSLVIATHALHSTGYAMGIGFDGRCGTGDSETDEAVMAFYGDGAASQGDASEGLVFAASYAAPIVFFVQNNKWAISVPSTRQSRFPLHERARGFGLDAAWVDGNDPLASFAVTRRMLDAARQGTPGYIEADTYRMGAHTTSDDPTRYRPREEEEAWQRRDPIARLAAHLRAQGVDDAAFAEQEQQAADLAADMRRQTLAAGTAISDDIFDHVYSDPHPLMVDQKRALAAFEAAFGGDA, from the coding sequence GTGAGCGCGACCGAGGTGACGGGCGCGCTCGGCGCGACCGAGCCCATCCGCCTGCTCGATGCGGCCGGCGCGCTCGTGGAGTCCGACGCGAACGCCGAGTGGCACGAGCTCGCCCGCGAGCTCTCGACCGCCGACCGGCTGGCGATGCACGGCGAGATGGTGCGCACGCGCCGCTTCGACATCGAGGCCGGGCACCTGCAGCGGCAGGGCAAGCTGGGCCTGTGGGTGCCGTCGATCGGCCAGGAGGGCGCGCAGGTCGGCGCCGCCTGGGCCGCGCGCGAGCAGGACACGCTCTTCCCCAGCTACCGCGAGCACCTCATCGCCCTGCACCGCGGCGTGACGATGAACCAGATCATCGACGTGTTCCGCGGCGCGGTGCACGGCGGCTGGAACCCGCTCGAGACGCAGGGCATGCGCATCTACTCGCTCGTCATCGCCACCCACGCGCTGCACTCGACCGGCTACGCGATGGGCATCGGCTTCGACGGCAGGTGCGGCACAGGCGATTCCGAGACCGACGAGGCCGTGATGGCCTTCTACGGCGACGGCGCGGCCAGTCAGGGCGACGCCAGCGAGGGCCTCGTCTTCGCCGCGAGCTACGCGGCGCCGATCGTCTTCTTCGTGCAGAACAACAAGTGGGCGATCTCGGTGCCCTCGACGCGCCAGAGCCGCTTCCCGCTGCACGAGCGCGCCCGCGGGTTCGGGCTCGACGCCGCATGGGTCGACGGCAACGACCCGCTCGCGTCGTTCGCGGTGACCCGGCGGATGCTCGACGCGGCCCGGCAGGGCACGCCCGGCTACATCGAGGCCGACACCTACCGGATGGGCGCGCACACCACGAGCGACGACCCCACCCGCTACCGCCCGCGCGAGGAGGAGGAGGCGTGGCAGCGCCGCGACCCGATCGCCCGGCTCGCCGCCCACTTGCGCGCGCAGGGCGTCGACGACGCCGCGTTCGCCGAGCAGGAGCAGCAGGCAGCCGACCTCGCCGCCGACATGCGGCGGCAGACGCTCGCTGCCGGCACGGCCATCAGCGACGACATCTTCGACCACGTCTACAGCGACCCGCACCCGCTGATGGTCGACCAGAAGCGGGCGCTGGCGGCGTTCGAGGCGGCGTTCGGAGGCGACGCATGA
- a CDS encoding alpha-ketoacid dehydrogenase subunit beta, translating into MPIAKALNSALREAMRADDKVLLMGEDIGPLGGVFRITDGLQAEFGDRRVLDTPLAESGIIGTAIGLAMRGYRPVIEIQFDGFVYPGFDQIVSQLAKMTARHRGAVRMPVVIRIPYGGHIGAVEHHQESPEAYFAHTAGLRVVSPSTANDAHWMLRQAIESDDPVIFLEPKSKYWSKGEVRPAPTAGLHDAVVARPGTDVTLIGHGAMVHVLLQAAQIAESEGTSCEVVDLRSLSPIDWAPLVESARRTGRVVVAQEAPGHVSVGSEVAATIAERAFYSLEAPVLRVSGFDAPFPPAQLEDIYLPDADRVLDAVDRALAY; encoded by the coding sequence ATGCCCATCGCGAAGGCGCTCAACTCGGCGCTCCGCGAGGCCATGCGCGCCGACGACAAGGTGCTGCTGATGGGCGAGGACATCGGCCCGCTCGGCGGCGTCTTCCGCATCACCGACGGGCTGCAGGCCGAGTTCGGCGACCGCCGCGTGCTCGACACCCCGCTCGCCGAGTCGGGCATCATCGGCACCGCCATCGGTCTCGCGATGCGCGGCTACCGGCCGGTGATCGAGATCCAGTTCGACGGCTTCGTCTACCCCGGCTTCGACCAGATCGTCTCGCAGCTCGCGAAGATGACCGCCCGCCACCGCGGCGCCGTGCGCATGCCCGTCGTGATCCGCATCCCCTACGGCGGCCACATCGGCGCCGTCGAGCACCACCAGGAGAGCCCCGAGGCCTACTTCGCCCACACCGCGGGCCTGCGCGTGGTGAGCCCCTCGACCGCCAACGACGCGCACTGGATGCTGCGGCAGGCGATCGAGAGCGACGATCCCGTCATCTTCCTCGAGCCGAAGTCGAAGTACTGGTCGAAGGGCGAGGTGCGGCCCGCGCCGACCGCCGGCCTGCACGATGCGGTCGTCGCGCGGCCGGGCACCGACGTGACGCTCATCGGGCACGGCGCCATGGTGCACGTGCTGCTGCAGGCCGCCCAGATCGCCGAGTCGGAGGGCACGAGCTGCGAGGTCGTCGACCTGCGCTCGCTCTCGCCGATCGACTGGGCGCCGCTGGTCGAGTCTGCTCGACGCACCGGCCGCGTGGTCGTCGCGCAGGAGGCCCCCGGCCACGTGTCGGTCGGCAGCGAGGTCGCCGCGACGATCGCCGAGCGCGCCTTCTACTCGCTCGAGGCGCCGGTGCTGCGGGTGTCGGGGTTCGACGCCCCGTTCCCGCCCGCGCAGCTCGAGGACATCTACCTGCCCGACGCCGACCGCGTGCTCGACGCGGTCGATCGCGCGCTGGCCTACTGA
- a CDS encoding Fur family transcriptional regulator, producing MSDDRPSQHRPSQHRPSDAAVVETGPRRTTRQREAVRTALDASDEFVSAQSLHQSLRAGGSTIGLATVYRALAALAADGEADALQSGGEVLYRACTKTHHHHLICRSCGRTVELEAAAVEQWAGRVAAAHGFVEPEHVVDIFGVCAECAAAR from the coding sequence GTGAGCGACGACCGACCGAGCCAGCACCGACCGAGCCAGCACCGACCGAGCGATGCCGCCGTCGTCGAGACCGGCCCCCGCCGCACGACCCGGCAGCGCGAGGCGGTGCGCACCGCGCTCGACGCGAGCGACGAGTTCGTCTCGGCGCAGTCGCTGCACCAGTCGTTGCGCGCCGGCGGCTCGACCATCGGCCTGGCGACGGTCTACCGGGCGCTCGCGGCGCTCGCGGCGGACGGCGAGGCGGATGCGCTGCAGTCCGGCGGCGAGGTGCTCTACCGCGCCTGCACCAAGACCCACCACCACCACCTGATCTGCCGCTCGTGCGGCCGCACCGTCGAGCTCGAGGCCGCGGCCGTGGAGCAGTGGGCGGGAAGGGTCGCGGCCGCGCACGGCTTCGTCGAGCCGGAGCACGTGGTCGACATCTTCGGCGTCTGCGCCGAGTGCGCCGCAGCGCGCTGA
- a CDS encoding metal ABC transporter permease: MSVMLPTLLDPFTPFAVPFMGRPLLLLIALAVAAGTVGVLVHLRRLEFATDGLTHAVFPGLAIGAALGGAAGLMPGALGAALVAAVVLSLIARRGQPRDTAVAIVLTTFFSLGVVLVSGSRGSGGSLTDFFFGRLLTITWDDLWLSVALIALAVALIVATARGQLFAAFDPAGARRAGLNVVLLETIGTVAVALVVVAASASVGTLLALAVVIVPTAAARALTRSLPAAVAISILFGAVTGWLGLWVVVQLAVLGADAAPGATVALTMIAGYLVALGVGALRGRGARRRGRAVDGSGAGEQRRAGEQRQADEQAVTG; the protein is encoded by the coding sequence ATGAGCGTCATGCTCCCGACGCTGCTCGACCCCTTCACGCCGTTCGCGGTGCCGTTCATGGGCCGGCCGCTGCTGCTGCTCATCGCGCTCGCCGTCGCTGCCGGCACGGTCGGCGTGCTCGTGCACCTGCGCCGCCTCGAGTTCGCCACCGACGGGCTGACCCACGCGGTCTTCCCCGGGCTCGCGATCGGCGCGGCGCTCGGCGGCGCTGCGGGGCTCATGCCCGGCGCGCTCGGCGCCGCCCTCGTGGCCGCAGTGGTGCTGTCGCTCATCGCCCGCCGGGGCCAGCCGCGCGACACCGCGGTGGCGATCGTGCTCACCACCTTCTTCTCGCTCGGCGTCGTGCTCGTCTCCGGCTCGCGGGGCTCGGGCGGCAGCCTCACCGACTTCTTCTTCGGCCGGCTGCTCACCATCACCTGGGACGACCTGTGGCTGTCGGTGGCGCTCATCGCGCTCGCCGTCGCGCTGATCGTCGCCACCGCCCGCGGCCAGCTCTTCGCCGCCTTCGACCCGGCCGGCGCCCGCCGTGCGGGGCTGAACGTGGTGCTGCTCGAGACGATCGGCACCGTCGCCGTCGCGCTCGTCGTGGTCGCCGCATCCGCCTCGGTCGGCACCCTGCTGGCGCTCGCCGTGGTCATCGTGCCCACCGCCGCCGCGCGTGCCCTGACGCGGTCGCTGCCCGCCGCGGTCGCCATCTCGATCCTCTTCGGCGCGGTCACCGGGTGGCTCGGCCTGTGGGTGGTCGTGCAGCTGGCGGTGCTGGGGGCGGATGCGGCCCCGGGCGCCACCGTGGCCCTCACGATGATCGCGGGGTACCTGGTGGCGCTCGGCGTCGGCGCGCTGCGCGGTCGGGGCGCGCGCCGGCGGGGCCGTGCGGTGGACGGAAGCGGTGCGGGCGAGCAGCGTCGTGCGGGCGAGCAGCGTCAGGCGGACGAGCAGGCGGTGACCGGCTGA
- the rpmG gene encoding 50S ribosomal protein L33 — MAKKSQDVRPIIKLRSTAGTGYTYVTKKNRRNNPDRLVLKKYDPIVRQHVEFREER; from the coding sequence ATGGCGAAGAAGTCGCAGGACGTCCGTCCGATCATCAAGCTGCGCTCGACCGCAGGCACCGGCTACACGTACGTGACGAAGAAGAACCGTCGCAACAACCCCGACCGACTTGTGCTGAAGAAGTACGACCCCATCGTGCGTCAGCACGTCGAGTTCCGAGAGGAGCGATAA
- the rpmB gene encoding 50S ribosomal protein L28, producing MAAVCQVTGAVPGFGHAISHSHRRTKRRFDPNVQRKTYFVPSMKRNITLNVSAKGMKVIDARGIEAVVRDMQARGVKL from the coding sequence ATGGCAGCCGTATGCCAGGTGACCGGAGCCGTTCCTGGCTTCGGGCACGCGATCTCGCACTCGCACCGTCGCACGAAGCGCCGCTTCGACCCGAACGTGCAGCGCAAGACCTACTTCGTCCCCTCGATGAAGCGCAACATCACCCTCAACGTGTCGGCCAAGGGCATGAAGGTCATCGATGCCCGTGGCATCGAGGCCGTCGTCCGTGACATGCAGGCTCGGGGGGTGAAGCTCTGA
- a CDS encoding dihydrolipoamide acetyltransferase family protein has translation MQEFNLPDPGEGLTEAEIVTWRVKPGDTVAVNDVLLEVETAKSLVELPSPFDGTVEELLVEEGQTVEVGTPIIRVSGGGADAVETTRDTAGTVDKEEDGGAVLVGYGVRGGAETRRRKPHTVRSVPAPDGPVRPASVPAASAGPVIAKPPTRKLAKDLGVDLVSLAGTGLAGEVTRDDVVQAAQQASVFRNLATPEWAGGREERIPVKGVRKVIAQGMVESAFTAPHVSVFTDVDATRTMEFVKRLKASADFADVKVSPLLIMAKAILWAIRRSPQINSTFTGDELVVHHYVNLGIAAATPRGLLVPNIKDAQDMTLLELARALQQLTTTAREGRTQPAEMQHGTFTITNIGVFGMDTGTPILNPGETGIIALGTIRQKPWVVDGEVRPRWVTTVGGSFDHRAIDGDVISRFVADVASILEEPALLLD, from the coding sequence ATGCAGGAGTTCAACCTTCCCGATCCGGGCGAGGGCCTGACCGAGGCCGAGATCGTCACCTGGCGCGTGAAGCCCGGCGACACGGTGGCCGTCAACGACGTGCTGCTCGAGGTCGAGACGGCCAAGTCGCTCGTCGAGCTGCCGAGCCCGTTCGACGGCACCGTCGAGGAGCTGCTGGTCGAGGAGGGGCAGACCGTCGAGGTCGGCACCCCGATCATCCGCGTCTCCGGCGGTGGGGCGGATGCGGTCGAGACCACCCGTGACACGGCCGGCACCGTCGACAAGGAGGAGGACGGCGGCGCGGTCCTCGTCGGCTACGGCGTCCGCGGGGGAGCGGAGACCCGACGTCGGAAGCCGCACACGGTGCGCTCCGTGCCGGCCCCGGACGGACCGGTGCGGCCCGCCTCGGTGCCCGCCGCATCCGCCGGCCCGGTGATCGCGAAGCCCCCGACCCGCAAGCTCGCGAAGGATCTGGGGGTCGACCTCGTCTCGCTCGCCGGCACCGGCCTCGCCGGCGAGGTGACGCGCGACGACGTCGTGCAGGCGGCGCAGCAGGCCAGCGTGTTCCGCAACCTGGCCACGCCCGAGTGGGCGGGCGGCCGCGAGGAGCGGATCCCGGTCAAGGGCGTGCGCAAGGTGATCGCGCAGGGGATGGTCGAGTCGGCCTTCACCGCGCCGCACGTGTCGGTGTTCACCGACGTCGACGCGACCCGCACGATGGAGTTCGTGAAGCGGCTGAAGGCCTCGGCGGACTTCGCCGACGTGAAGGTCTCGCCGCTGCTGATCATGGCGAAGGCGATCCTCTGGGCCATCCGGCGCTCCCCGCAGATCAACTCGACGTTCACGGGCGACGAGCTCGTCGTGCACCACTACGTCAACCTCGGCATCGCCGCCGCGACGCCGCGCGGGCTGCTGGTGCCCAACATCAAGGACGCGCAGGACATGACGCTGCTCGAGCTCGCGCGGGCGCTGCAGCAGCTGACGACGACGGCGCGCGAGGGCAGGACGCAGCCGGCCGAGATGCAGCACGGCACCTTCACGATCACGAACATCGGCGTGTTCGGCATGGACACCGGCACGCCGATCCTGAACCCGGGCGAGACGGGCATCATCGCGCTCGGCACGATCCGGCAGAAGCCGTGGGTCGTCGACGGCGAGGTGCGGCCGCGCTGGGTGACGACCGTGGGCGGCTCGTTCGACCACCGCGCGATCGACGGCGACGTGATCAGCCGGTTCGTGGCCGACGTGGCGTCGATCCTGGAGGAGCCGGCGCTGCTGCTCGACTAA
- a CDS encoding phage holin family protein codes for MRFLLRVIFTALAIWLVTLFVPGIEIRSFGTQWWEVALTTLAVALVFALVNATIGNLIRIVAFPLYILTIGIVALFVNAFLLMIVHWISEAVGYGIRVETFWWGMLAAVCIAFLTWLITIVTRPVFGKERPRER; via the coding sequence ATGCGCTTCCTGCTTCGAGTGATCTTCACCGCTCTCGCGATCTGGCTCGTCACGCTCTTCGTGCCCGGCATCGAGATCCGGTCGTTCGGCACGCAGTGGTGGGAGGTCGCCCTCACGACCCTGGCCGTCGCCCTCGTGTTCGCGCTCGTGAACGCCACCATCGGCAACCTGATCCGCATCGTCGCGTTCCCGCTCTACATCCTGACGATCGGCATCGTCGCGCTGTTCGTCAACGCGTTCCTGCTGATGATCGTGCACTGGATCTCCGAGGCGGTCGGGTACGGCATCCGTGTCGAGACCTTCTGGTGGGGCATGCTCGCGGCGGTCTGCATCGCCTTCCTCACCTGGCTGATCACGATCGTCACCCGCCCGGTGTTCGGCAAGGAGCGCCCGCGGGAGCGTTGA
- a CDS encoding histidinol-phosphate transaminase — MTARLRPEIAAVPPYQQGRPAPEGGFKLSSNENPFPPLPAVVEAVRREALRVNRYPRPGAPDLRAALAEELGVGVERILIGDGSASLLQQLIHAVAGPGDEVVYAWRSFDAYPLFVRTGGATPVEVPVDADHAHDLDAMAAAITERTRAVIVCSPNNPTGTIVGKAELDAFLARVPADVLVMLDEAYIEFVREPTADGIALQRQHDNLVVLRTFSKAHGLAGLRVGYAVGDPGVLRGADLTGVPLSQTALASSAAIAALEHVGETFARIEVLADRRDALWQRLVDAGVRTPKPHGNFFWIPSKPGQEDAIHDILFANRIVAKVFADGTRISVGEAEADDHILAAARAIQALQ; from the coding sequence GTGACCGCGCGACTTCGACCTGAGATTGCAGCTGTTCCTCCCTACCAGCAGGGGCGCCCCGCGCCCGAGGGCGGGTTCAAGCTCTCGAGCAACGAGAACCCCTTCCCGCCGCTGCCTGCCGTCGTCGAGGCGGTGCGGCGCGAGGCGCTGCGCGTCAACCGCTACCCGCGGCCGGGCGCTCCCGACCTGCGCGCCGCGCTCGCGGAGGAGCTGGGCGTCGGCGTCGAGCGCATCCTGATCGGCGACGGCTCCGCCTCGCTGCTGCAGCAGCTGATCCACGCGGTCGCGGGCCCGGGCGACGAGGTCGTCTATGCCTGGCGCTCGTTCGACGCCTACCCGCTGTTCGTCCGCACCGGCGGTGCGACGCCCGTCGAGGTGCCCGTCGACGCCGACCACGCGCACGACCTCGACGCGATGGCCGCGGCCATCACCGAGCGCACGCGCGCCGTGATCGTCTGCAGCCCCAACAACCCCACCGGCACGATCGTCGGCAAGGCCGAGCTGGATGCCTTCCTGGCGCGGGTCCCCGCAGATGTGCTGGTCATGCTCGACGAGGCATACATCGAGTTCGTGCGCGAGCCCACGGCCGACGGCATCGCCCTCCAGCGCCAGCACGACAACCTCGTCGTGCTGCGCACCTTCTCGAAGGCGCATGGGCTCGCGGGCCTCCGCGTCGGCTACGCGGTCGGCGACCCGGGGGTTCTGCGAGGCGCAGACCTCACCGGCGTGCCCCTCTCGCAGACGGCGCTCGCCTCCTCGGCCGCGATCGCCGCGCTCGAGCACGTCGGCGAGACGTTCGCGCGCATCGAGGTGCTGGCCGACCGCCGCGACGCGCTGTGGCAGCGGCTCGTCGACGCCGGCGTGCGCACCCCGAAGCCGCACGGCAACTTCTTCTGGATCCCCTCGAAGCCCGGCCAGGAGGACGCCATCCACGACATCCTCTTCGCCAACCGCATCGTCGCGAAGGTGTTCGCCGACGGCACCCGCATCTCCGTCGGCGAGGCCGAGGCCGACGACCACATCCTCGCCGCGGCGCGGGCGATCCAGGCGCTGCAGTGA
- a CDS encoding metal ABC transporter permease has protein sequence MGAQLGFFELAMVEVVLAGGLAGLVGVLVVLRERAFFTMSLTHATFPGAVAAAMLGVSVPLGAAVAAVALVAVAVGIGRIRSQGPAVASGVMLTAGFALGAMLQSLTPLPIDVESFLVGQVLAVTEADLALTGAMLVLAAGVWAVAGRHLVFSSVDEPGYRRAGLRPWVPEAVSLALMAATVVAIMPVVGAILGVALIVAPAAAARLLVRDFRWMLLLAPAIGILSGVAGLLASRWLDAAAGGAIALVAAACYGLAWLAAGLRRAPARATIEARTP, from the coding sequence ATGGGCGCGCAGTTGGGCTTCTTCGAGCTCGCCATGGTCGAGGTCGTGCTCGCGGGCGGGCTGGCCGGCCTGGTCGGCGTGCTGGTGGTGCTGCGCGAGCGCGCCTTCTTCACCATGTCGCTCACGCACGCCACCTTCCCGGGCGCGGTCGCCGCCGCGATGCTGGGCGTCTCGGTGCCGCTCGGCGCCGCGGTCGCGGCGGTCGCGCTCGTCGCGGTGGCCGTCGGCATCGGGCGCATCCGCTCCCAGGGGCCGGCAGTCGCATCCGGTGTCATGCTGACCGCCGGCTTCGCGCTCGGCGCGATGCTGCAGTCGCTCACGCCGCTGCCGATCGACGTGGAGTCGTTCCTGGTCGGGCAGGTGCTGGCGGTGACCGAGGCCGACCTCGCGCTGACGGGCGCCATGCTCGTGCTCGCGGCGGGCGTGTGGGCGGTCGCCGGCCGCCACCTGGTCTTCTCGAGCGTCGACGAGCCGGGCTACCGACGGGCGGGCCTGCGGCCGTGGGTGCCGGAGGCCGTGTCGCTCGCCCTCATGGCGGCGACCGTCGTCGCGATCATGCCCGTCGTCGGCGCCATCCTGGGCGTCGCGCTGATCGTCGCGCCCGCCGCCGCCGCCCGACTGCTCGTGCGCGACTTCCGCTGGATGCTGCTGCTCGCCCCCGCCATCGGCATCCTCTCGGGAGTCGCGGGGCTGCTCGCGTCGCGGTGGCTCGACGCGGCCGCCGGCGGCGCGATCGCGCTGGTCGCGGCGGCCTGCTACGGGCTCGCCTGGCTGGCGGCGGGCCTGCGCCGCGCACCGGCGCGTGCCACCATCGAGGCGAGGACACCGTGA
- a CDS encoding metal ABC transporter ATP-binding protein, producing the protein MSAAVVEIADAAFGYGGAPVLSGVSFEVAAGEAVALIGPNGAGKSTLLAGLLGLADHDARVFRVPSGRGEIGTLPQSSEIDPQFPVTLEQVVAMGRTPRLGLRWPGGRDRQVVAGALETVGLTALRGTRFGDLSGGQRQRGLLARALASEPRLLLLDEPFNGLDRGSRDALLETIRQLKARGVALIITTHDLELARAVCDRTLLVNREQIAFDLTECVLTLERVEEAFASHVMEIDGHTLATTEHHEAEHTEHHHHLLQDDDAASTDRG; encoded by the coding sequence ATGAGCGCAGCCGTGGTCGAGATCGCCGATGCCGCCTTCGGCTACGGCGGCGCCCCGGTGCTCTCGGGCGTCTCGTTCGAGGTGGCCGCCGGCGAGGCGGTCGCGCTGATCGGGCCGAACGGCGCCGGCAAGTCGACGCTGCTCGCCGGGCTCCTCGGGCTCGCCGACCACGACGCGAGGGTCTTCCGCGTGCCGAGCGGCCGCGGCGAGATCGGCACGCTGCCGCAGTCGAGCGAGATCGACCCGCAGTTCCCCGTCACGCTCGAGCAGGTCGTCGCGATGGGCCGCACCCCGCGGCTCGGCCTGCGCTGGCCGGGCGGCCGTGACCGGCAGGTGGTCGCCGGGGCGCTCGAGACCGTCGGCCTCACCGCGCTGCGCGGCACCCGCTTCGGCGACCTCTCCGGCGGCCAGCGCCAGCGCGGGCTGCTCGCCAGGGCGCTCGCCAGCGAGCCTCGCCTGCTGCTGCTCGACGAGCCCTTCAACGGCCTCGACCGCGGCTCGCGCGACGCGCTGCTCGAGACGATCCGGCAGCTCAAGGCGCGCGGCGTCGCCCTCATCATCACCACGCACGACCTCGAGCTCGCCCGCGCCGTGTGCGACCGCACCCTGCTGGTGAACCGCGAGCAGATCGCCTTCGACCTCACCGAGTGCGTGCTGACGCTCGAGCGCGTCGAGGAGGCCTTCGCGAGCCACGTGATGGAGATCGACGGCCACACCCTCGCCACCACCGAGCATCACGAGGCCGAGCACACCGAGCACCACCACCACCTGCTGCAGGACGACGACGCGGCAAGCACCGACCGCGGATGA
- the nadE gene encoding ammonia-dependent NAD(+) synthetase: MERTPLGTAQLQIITALGVHPTIDPPAELERRVAFLVDYLEATGAKGFALGISGGQDSTLAGRMAQLAVERRRAAGAEAQFVAVRLPYGVQHDEADAQLALDFIRADRETVVDVKPGVDELEREVEAAIGEVVDYHKGNVKARARMVVQYAIAGQLGLLVLGTDHAAEAVTGFYTKYGDGGADVLPLSGLTKGQGKQLLRQLEAPDRLWQKEPTADLLDGKPGQADEVELGLSYEEIDAFLEGREVAPEVAQEIVSHYHRTEHKRRMPVGPADEWWRPVAGPIFD; encoded by the coding sequence ATGGAGCGAACCCCCCTGGGCACGGCCCAGCTGCAGATCATCACCGCGCTCGGCGTGCACCCCACCATCGACCCGCCCGCGGAGCTCGAGCGCCGCGTCGCCTTCCTGGTCGACTACCTCGAGGCCACGGGCGCGAAGGGGTTCGCGCTGGGCATCTCGGGCGGCCAGGACTCCACGCTCGCCGGCCGCATGGCGCAGCTCGCCGTCGAGCGCCGCCGCGCCGCCGGCGCCGAGGCGCAGTTCGTGGCGGTGCGGCTGCCCTACGGCGTGCAGCACGACGAGGCGGATGCGCAGCTCGCGCTCGACTTCATCCGCGCGGACCGCGAGACCGTCGTCGACGTGAAGCCCGGCGTCGACGAGCTGGAGCGCGAGGTCGAGGCCGCCATCGGCGAGGTCGTCGACTACCACAAGGGCAACGTGAAGGCACGGGCGCGCATGGTCGTGCAGTACGCGATCGCCGGCCAGCTCGGGCTGCTCGTGCTGGGCACCGACCACGCCGCAGAGGCGGTGACCGGCTTCTACACGAAGTACGGCGACGGCGGCGCCGACGTGCTGCCGCTGTCGGGGCTGACGAAGGGCCAGGGCAAGCAGCTGCTGCGCCAGCTCGAGGCGCCCGACCGGCTGTGGCAGAAGGAGCCGACCGCCGACCTGCTCGACGGCAAGCCGGGCCAGGCCGACGAGGTCGAGCTGGGGCTCTCCTACGAGGAGATCGACGCGTTCCTCGAGGGCCGCGAGGTGGCCCCCGAGGTCGCGCAGGAGATCGTCAGCCACTACCACCGCACCGAGCACAAGCGGCGGATGCCCGTGGGGCCGGCCGACGAGTGGTGGCGGCCGGTCGCGGGGCCGATCTTCGATTAG